The following proteins come from a genomic window of Lolium rigidum isolate FL_2022 chromosome 5, APGP_CSIRO_Lrig_0.1, whole genome shotgun sequence:
- the LOC124653179 gene encoding vacuolar protein sorting-associated protein 32 homolog 2-like yields the protein MLKKLLLKTKSKKKKDAASSALPTLDRLHETLEMLEKKERFLQKKSSAEVEKAKDYTKAKNKNAAIQCLKKKKFYETQIEQLSNFQLRVHDQIIMLENAKATTDTVDALRSGSSAVKAIQQSLSIDDIENAIDDANEQTENMKQIQEALATPFGASAEFDEDELEAELEDLEDEELENELPEPPQGIPVAPSASEAKSSRPMANDFAELTKLQAEMAL from the exons ATGCTGAAGAAATTGCTGTTGAAGACtaagagcaagaagaagaaggatgctgcCTCTTCTGCCCTCCCCACTTTGGATCGCCTGCACGAG ACCCTGGAAATGCTGGAGAAGAAAGAGCGTTTTCTTCAGAAGAAGTCTTCTGCAGAAGTAGAAAAGGCGAAGGATTATACAAAGGCAAAGAACAAGAATG CTGCAATTCAATGTTTAAAGAAAAAGAAGTTCTATGAAACACAAATTGAGCAGCTGTCAAATTTTCAATTGCGAGTCCATGATCAG ATTATAATGCTTGAGAATGCTAAGGCAACTACTGACACAGTTGATGCTCTGCGCTCTGGATCATCTGCTGTCAAAGCTATTCAACAGTCCCT GAGTATTGATGACATTGAAAATGCAATAGATGATGCGAACGAGCAAACAGAAAACATGAAACAGATACAGGAAGCACTTGCAACACCATTCGGTGCTTCAGCTGAATTCGACGAG GATGAGTTAGAGGCGGagctggaagatctcgaggatgaaGAGCTGGAAAATGAGCTGCCTGAACCACCACAGGGGATACCCGTGGCGCCATCTGCGTCCGAGGCAAAGTCTTCCCGACCGATGGCCAATGATTTCGCTGAACTGACCAAGCTCCAAGCAGAGATGGCCCTTTAG
- the LOC124656340 gene encoding cation/H(+) antiporter 15-like has protein sequence MTSSAAVSDPLSDLWDHMMSPNRTHLFCFYPSKITMSGIWTGDNPLDFSLPLILFQMLLITFTTRAATFLISPLGLPRYISEILGGFVLGPSVLGRLPHFTDIVFPTRSIFVLDSMALLGLIYYTFTIGVEIELPTITRAGHRSFWFAGASALPPFLIGVTVGYMALSTDDTRKQKDSVLNALSFPIFLGASFSSTAFSVLARNIAELKLAGTDVGQLTLSASLINDTLAWSGLTVATALSDARSGGVLPSVWTLASGVFIFAAGFLVVRPALVRLAKRASEGEAVGEMRECAVLVGVMVAALVADAGGTHAIFGAFVFGLAVPNGPVGVELVEKVEDFVVGNLLPLFFAMSGLRTDTAKVTSMNAAVLLMIAAIAAAVLKVAAAVGVAAGFGMPLHDGTSIGLLLNTKGVIELVILNIARNKKIMSDQSFTVLVFMSALITALVSPLLAMVVKPARRLVFYKRRTVAWAQPDAELRVLACVHVPRDAPASITLIDIMSSSSRSPVAVHALHLIEFAGRSSALLLINASAPASSSSEISAHGRSHVEMQFKHIAHAFKAYEENHVVGGVSVRTMAAVSRYESMHEDVTAAAEDQHSALIVLPFHKHRTVDGGMEVSHPAIQELNVSVQSCSPCTVGILVDRGLGMPAGGSGGVYRVAALFFGGRDDREVVALATRMARNPAVDLTVLRFVQKGRAGSYTASEFDALKERKADDGCFREFLDRANAAGGGGVEYCERGVFNANEMVAEIRNVEEAGKDLFVVGKTPGGSGLTAGMADWSECPELGPIGDLLASRDFQTTASVLVVQSYGRAAAAPAAGSMASSEFNVGEAVVVQPEAAMRQGQPPRRPRQQAELTIG, from the exons ATgacgtcgtcggcggcggtgagCGACCCTCTGTCGGACCTATGGGACCACATGATGTCGCCGAACAGGACGCACCTCTTCTGCTTCTACCCGAGCAAGATCACCATGAGCGGCATCTGGACCGGCGACAACCCTCTCGACTTCTCCCTCCCGCTCATCCTCTTCCAGATGCTCCTCATCACCTTCAccacccgcgccgccaccttcctcATCTCCCCGCTCGGCCTCCCCCGCTACATCTCAGAGATACTC GGCGGCTTCGTGCTGGGGCCTTCCGTGCTGGGCCGGCTCCCGCACTTCACCGACATCGTCTTCCCCACGCGCAGCATCTTCGTCCTCGACTCCATGGCGCTCCTAGGCCTCATCTACTACACCTTCACCATCGGCGTCGAGATCGAGCTCCCCACTATCACCCGCGCCGGCCACCGCAGCTTCTGGTTCGCCGGCGCGTCCGCGCTCCCACCCTTCCTCATCGGCGTCACGGTCGGCTACATGGCCCTAAGCACCGACGACACCCGCAAGCAGAAGGACAGCGTCCTCAACGCCCTCTCCTTCCCCATCTTTCTCGGcgcctccttctcctccaccGCGTTCTCCGTGCTCGCCCGCAACATAGCCGAGCTCAAGCTCGCCGGCACCGACGTCGGACAGCTCACCCTCTCCGCCTCCCTCATCAACGACACGCTCGCGTGGTCAGGGCTCACCGTCGCCACCGCTCTCTCGGACGCGCGCAGCGGTGGCGTGCTTCCGTCCGTGTGGACGCTCGCGTCGGGCGTATTCATCTTCGCCGCGGGCTTCCTCGTCGTTCGTCCGGCCCTCGTGCGGCTGGCGAAGCGGGCCTCCGAGGGGGAGGCGGTCGGCGAGATGCGCGAGTGCGCGGTGCTTGTCGGCGTCAtggtggcggcgctcgtggcGGACGCCGGGGGTACGCACGCCATCTTCGGCGCCTTCGTCTTCGGGCTCGCCGTGCCCAACGGGCCCGTCGGCGTGGAGCTGGTGGAGAAGGTGGAGGACTTCGTGGTGGGGAATCTGCTCCCCCTATTCTTCGCCATGTCCGGCCTCCGCACGGACACCGCCAAGGTCACCAGCATGAACGCTGCGGTGTTGCTGATGATCGCCGCAATTGCTGCGGCGGTGCTGAAGGTGGCAGCCGCCGTGGGCGTGGCTGCGGGGTTCGGCATGCCGCTGCACGACGGCACGTCCATCGGGCTCCTGCTCAACACCAAGGGGGTCATTGAGCTCGTCATCCTCAACATTGCAAGGAACAAAAAG ATCATGAGCGACCAGTCGTTCACGGTGCTGGTGTTCATGTCGGCGTTGATCACGGCGCTGGTGAGCCCGCTTCTGGCCATGGTTGTCAAGCCCGCGCGCCGGCTCGTCTTCTACAAGCGCCGCACCGTGGCGTGGGCGCAGCCGGACGCCGAGCTCCGGGTGCTGGCCTGCGTGCACGTGCCCCGCGACGCTCCCGCTTCCATCACGCTCATCGACATCATGTCGTCCTCCAGTCGCTCGCCCGTTGCCGTCCACGCCCTGCACCTCATCGAGTTCGCCGGCCGctcctcggcgctcctcctcatcAACGCCTCTGCCCCagcgtcctcctcctcggagatCTCGGCCCACGGCCGGAGCCACGTGGAGATGCAGTTCAAGCACATCGCGCACGCTTTCAAGGCCTACGAGGAGAACCATGTCGTGGGCGGCGTGTCGGTGCGCACCATGGCCGCCGTGTCGCGGTACGAGTCCATGCACGAGGacgtgaccgccgccgccgaggaccaGCACTCGGCGCTCATCGTGCTCCCGTTCCACAAGCACCGGACGGTGGACGGCGGCATGGAGGTGTCCCACCCGGCGATCCAGGAGCTGAACGTCAGCGTGCAGTCCTGCTCGCCGTGCACCGTGGGCATCCTCGTCGACCGCGGCCTCGGCATGCCAGCAggtggatccggcggcgtgtaccgCGTTGCGGCGCTCTTCTTCGGCGGGCGCGACGACCGGGAGGTGGTGGCGCTGGCCACCCGCATGGCGCGCAACCCGGCCGTGGACCTCACCGTGCTCCGCTTCGTGCAGAAGGGCAGGGCCGGCAGCTACACGGCGAGCGAGTTCGACGCGCTCAAGGAGCGCAAGGCCGACGACGGGTGCTTCCGGGAGTTCCTGGACCGGGCCAacgccgccggcggcgggggcGTGGAGTACTGTGAGCGCGGGGTGTTCAACGCGAACGAGATGGTGGCGGAGATACGGAACGTGGAGGAGGCCGGGAAGGACCTGTTCGTGGTGGGAAAGACTCCGGGGGGATCAGGGCTGACGGCGGGGATGGCGGACTGGAGCGAGTGCCCGGAGCTGGGACCCATTGGGGACCTGCTGGCGTCCAGGGACTTCCAGACCACGGCATCGGTGCTGGTGGTGCAGTCCtacgggagggcggcggcggcgccggccgcgGGGTCGATGGCTTCGTCGGAGTTCAACGTCGGCGAGGCCGTGGTGGTGCAGCCGGAGGCCGCCATGCGGCAAGGGCAACCACCAAGGCGGCCACGCCAACAGGCTGAACTTACCATCGGATGA